Proteins found in one Mesorhizobium sp. CAU 1732 genomic segment:
- a CDS encoding DUF1624 domain-containing protein — MLQDANKARSRLEVIDFARGTALVAMAIYHFTWDLEFFGYAPPGMTAEGGWRLFARGIASSFLFLVGVSLFLAHARSVKWRPFLKRMAMVAGAAAAISLATWIAVPDSFIFFGILHHIALASLLGLALVKLPAVLNLVLAAAAIAAPFYLRSAVFDHPALWWVGLSEISPRSNDYVPILPFFGAVLAGIAAAKMAEAAGIFARRRGVALHRWTRPVQFAGRHSLSVYLIHQPVLIGMIWLFSLAAPPAQEARDVEFTRACSAQCVPTRGEDFCTAYCGCVVDRLQSEGRFDEIYEDRASPETSQRLQDIVSACSFDTEASQLEEEAQ, encoded by the coding sequence GTGTTGCAGGACGCAAACAAAGCCAGATCGCGCCTTGAAGTCATCGACTTTGCGCGCGGCACAGCGCTTGTCGCGATGGCGATCTATCACTTCACCTGGGATCTCGAATTCTTCGGCTATGCCCCTCCCGGCATGACCGCGGAAGGCGGCTGGCGGCTGTTCGCGCGCGGCATCGCTTCTTCGTTTCTGTTTCTCGTCGGTGTCAGCTTGTTTCTCGCCCATGCGCGCAGCGTGAAATGGCGTCCGTTTCTCAAGCGCATGGCGATGGTCGCCGGCGCCGCAGCCGCGATCTCGCTCGCAACCTGGATCGCGGTACCGGACAGCTTCATTTTCTTCGGCATCCTGCATCACATTGCGCTGGCCAGCCTTCTCGGCCTCGCCTTAGTGAAATTGCCCGCGGTGCTGAACCTCGTTCTGGCTGCGGCTGCCATCGCCGCGCCGTTCTATCTGCGGTCCGCCGTTTTCGATCACCCGGCGCTATGGTGGGTGGGACTGTCGGAGATCAGCCCCCGTTCGAACGACTATGTGCCCATCCTTCCCTTTTTCGGGGCGGTGCTCGCCGGCATTGCAGCAGCGAAAATGGCGGAAGCCGCGGGGATTTTCGCCCGCCGGCGGGGCGTCGCCCTGCACCGCTGGACGCGACCGGTGCAGTTCGCAGGCAGGCACAGCCTCTCCGTCTATCTGATCCATCAGCCGGTGCTGATCGGAATGATCTGGCTGTTCTCGCTGGCCGCTCCGCCGGCGCAGGAAGCGCGCGATGTCGAATTCACCCGCGCCTGCAGCGCGCAATGCGTTCCAACGAGAGGTGAAGACTTCTGCACCGCCTATTGCGGCTGCGTGGTCGACCGGCTGCAAAGCGAAGGCCGCTTCGACGAGATCTACGA
- a CDS encoding ABC transporter permease, whose protein sequence is MRAQRTITSDVFRQFRQHRGGVIGACIFLTIIFLVIFGPYLHGIDPSALNVRARNLGPTFQHPMGTDNLGRDMFAQVLAGGRTSLSVGVTAMLLSLFVGTTIGITAGYLRKLDGWLMRMTDLFLALPLLPLLLVIIMLFRDTLRAAFGPETGIFLLIVFVIGATSWMQTARIVRGAVLSVKEQEFVLAAKSIGTRERRIVTRHILPNVLSPIMVSATLGIATAIITESALSFLGLGFPSDYPTWGRLLFDGVNFLAINPSRVIWPGLALSLTVLSVNYIGDGLRDALDPRIRGR, encoded by the coding sequence ATGCGCGCGCAACGCACCATCACCTCCGACGTCTTCCGTCAGTTCCGGCAGCATCGCGGCGGGGTCATCGGGGCGTGCATCTTTCTGACCATCATCTTTCTGGTGATCTTCGGGCCATATCTGCACGGCATCGATCCGAGCGCGCTCAACGTGCGCGCTCGAAATCTGGGACCGACCTTCCAGCATCCGATGGGCACCGACAATCTCGGACGGGACATGTTCGCGCAGGTGCTGGCCGGCGGGCGCACGTCGCTGTCAGTCGGCGTCACCGCGATGTTGCTGTCGCTGTTCGTCGGCACCACGATCGGCATCACGGCCGGCTATCTGCGCAAGCTCGATGGCTGGCTGATGCGCATGACGGACCTGTTCCTCGCTTTGCCGCTGCTGCCGCTGCTGCTCGTCATCATCATGCTGTTCCGTGACACGCTGCGCGCGGCGTTCGGGCCGGAAACCGGCATTTTCCTGCTGATCGTCTTCGTGATCGGCGCGACGAGCTGGATGCAGACCGCGCGCATCGTGCGCGGTGCGGTTCTTTCGGTGAAGGAGCAGGAGTTCGTGCTGGCGGCGAAAAGCATCGGCACGCGCGAACGGCGCATCGTCACCCGCCACATCCTGCCCAACGTGCTGTCACCAATCATGGTTTCGGCCACACTCGGCATCGCGACGGCGATCATCACCGAATCCGCGCTGTCCTTCCTCGGCCTCGGCTTTCCGTCGGACTATCCGACATGGGGCCGCCTCCTCTTCGACGGCGTGAACTTCCTCGCGATCAATCCCTCGCGCGTCATCTGGCCAGGTCTGGCCCTGTCGCTCACCGTCCTCAGCGTCAACTATATCGGCGATGGCCTGCGCGACGCACTCGATCCACGCATCCGCGGTCGCTGA